One Glandiceps talaboti chromosome 20, keGlaTala1.1, whole genome shotgun sequence genomic region harbors:
- the LOC144450946 gene encoding glycine N-acyltransferase-like yields the protein MTIYIDSDDMENIPTVLCFAGDYENKLTGKTYYFYSVDDNRLKFLINDVVDWTNDLIQFKKMDISQLEVVQQVCENHKRYLHGPKSLGCCMYTGCDKEKLLQIVSKPLPDGFQLRPLQEEHASLVQSIWSDTDPMLSIKHFINLTQHLPNLAIYHGTQVVSWAFVKASGDIGHTFTLPEYRRRGFSSIITANLAIKLLEAGNTPYVSVVTTNEVSAHMHEKLGFVRQDYPEIYCHFFSQSPDTPE from the coding sequence ATGACCATCTACATTGACAGTGATGACATGGAGAACATACCAACTGTACTGTGCTTTGCTGGtgattatgaaaacaaacttaCAGGCAAAACATACTATTTCTATAGTGTGGATGACAACAGGTTGAAATTTCTGATAAATGATGTTGTAGATTGGACCAATGATCTTATTCAGTTTAAAAAGATGGACATCTCACAATTAGAGGTGGTTCAGCAAGTTTGTGAGAATCACAAAAGATATTTACATGGCCCTAAGTCATTGGGTTGTTGTATGTACACTGGGTGTGACAAAGAAAAACTGCTTCAAATTGTCTCCAAGCCCCTACCTGACGGATTTCAACTTAGACCACTACAGGAAGAACATGCATCATTAGTACAGAGTATATGGTCAGACACAGATCCTATGCTGTCTATAAAACACTTTATTAACCTGACTCAGCACTTACCAAACCTTGCCATCTACCATGGTACACAGGTAGTTTCATGGGCTTTTGTGAAAGCGTCTGGTGATATAGGTCACACATTTACCCTCCCTGAATACAGACGGAGAGGCTTTTCCAGTATAATTACAGCAAATCTTGCAATAAAGTTACTTGAAGCTGGAAACACACCCTATGTATCTGTTGTAACTACTAATGAAGTATCTGCACATATGCATGAAAAGTTGGGTTTTGTAAGACAAGATTACCCCGAGATCTACTGCCATTTCTTTTCTCAGAGTCCAGACACCCCTGAGTAA